In Nakamurella antarctica, the following are encoded in one genomic region:
- the pstA gene encoding phosphate ABC transporter permease PstA translates to MSIQSPSATKKAAPSALVGARLPRWAPVACGVAAVALALTAKFGIGWSGWGTAFWSAALLFIIILSIWSFTIEGKRRAKDRFASTLIYSSFVAAVVPLVLILGYIVVKGWGTLSADFFTHSMNGVSTRKEGGGVYAALIGTLQQVAIAAVIALPIGLFTSIYLVEYGKGRYAKVVTFFVDVMTGVPSIVAGLFVYTFLLIGFGLRPFGAAGAIALALLMLPVAVRSSEEMLKLVPRELRESSYALGVPRWRTILKVVLPTAASGLITSALLAVARVAGETAPLILLVGYTASINTNPFSGDQATLPMMIWDQLGKLGGSVTDNTSGRAWGAALTLVLLVLILNVVARVIARLVRPKAR, encoded by the coding sequence ATGAGCATCCAGTCACCTTCAGCCACCAAAAAAGCCGCACCTTCTGCGCTTGTCGGGGCGAGGCTTCCTCGCTGGGCTCCCGTCGCCTGCGGCGTTGCTGCCGTTGCCCTCGCGCTGACCGCGAAGTTTGGGATCGGCTGGTCAGGGTGGGGGACCGCGTTCTGGTCCGCAGCACTGCTTTTCATCATCATCTTGAGCATCTGGTCCTTCACGATTGAAGGAAAGCGCCGCGCGAAGGACCGCTTCGCGTCGACGCTGATCTATTCATCCTTCGTAGCCGCGGTGGTACCGCTGGTTCTGATCCTCGGGTACATCGTCGTGAAGGGTTGGGGCACGCTCAGCGCAGACTTTTTCACGCATTCCATGAACGGGGTCAGTACCCGCAAGGAGGGCGGCGGCGTATACGCGGCGCTGATCGGAACCCTGCAGCAGGTCGCTATCGCCGCAGTGATCGCTTTGCCCATAGGACTTTTCACCTCTATCTACCTTGTCGAGTACGGCAAGGGGCGCTACGCCAAGGTCGTCACATTCTTCGTTGACGTGATGACGGGGGTTCCGTCCATTGTTGCCGGACTGTTCGTGTACACATTCCTGTTGATCGGGTTCGGGCTTCGCCCCTTCGGCGCTGCCGGCGCCATTGCTCTTGCTCTCCTCATGCTCCCGGTCGCCGTGCGCTCCAGCGAAGAAATGCTGAAGCTGGTGCCGCGCGAACTTCGGGAGTCGTCCTACGCTCTGGGGGTTCCGCGGTGGCGCACGATTCTCAAGGTCGTGCTCCCCACGGCGGCGTCGGGGTTGATCACATCCGCGCTCCTGGCAGTGGCGCGAGTCGCCGGTGAGACAGCGCCGCTCATCTTGCTTGTCGGCTACACCGCCTCGATCAATACCAACCCGTTTTCCGGCGACCAGGCGACGCTGCCAATGATGATTTGGGATCAACTCGGCAAACTCGGCGGGTCCGTCACTGACAACACCTCGGGACGGGCGTGGGGAGCTGCCCTGACACTCGTTCTGCTGGTGCTCATCCTCAATGTCGTTGCTCGCGTCATCGCCAGGCTGGTCCGCCCGAAGGCGCGCTAG
- the pstS gene encoding phosphate ABC transporter substrate-binding protein PstS has protein sequence MEEWILAFNAKCGANVNQYGGGGSGKGITDFIGNQVDFAGSDSSLKPEQAASAKTDRCQGADAINLPLVTGPIALAYNLPGVDKLVLDGPTLAGIFAGTITTWNDPAIAKLNSGATLPSTTIQSVHRAEDSGTTENFTKYLKAASAGAWTFDPAKAWAAPGGIAAQASDGVAQEVKGREGSIGYLEWGYATDNKLSVAQINDGSGPVELTGESAGKAVAAAKVVGTGADLALKLDYATKEAGAYPIILVTYEIVCSTGNGDKLPLIKSFLGYAATEGQAVLASVGAAPLPAEIQAKVIASIQGLK, from the coding sequence ATGGAGGAGTGGATTCTGGCTTTTAACGCCAAATGCGGTGCCAACGTCAACCAGTACGGCGGCGGCGGGTCCGGTAAAGGCATCACCGACTTCATCGGCAACCAGGTCGATTTCGCGGGTTCGGATTCCTCTCTCAAGCCAGAGCAGGCGGCTTCGGCCAAGACCGACCGGTGCCAAGGCGCCGACGCCATTAACCTCCCGCTGGTAACCGGCCCGATCGCCTTGGCCTACAACCTGCCGGGAGTCGACAAGCTGGTCCTTGATGGCCCCACCCTGGCGGGTATTTTCGCCGGCACCATCACCACGTGGAACGACCCGGCGATTGCTAAGTTGAACTCCGGCGCCACGCTGCCCTCGACCACCATTCAGTCGGTGCACCGCGCAGAAGACTCAGGGACCACCGAGAACTTCACCAAATACCTGAAGGCGGCGAGTGCTGGCGCCTGGACCTTCGACCCAGCCAAGGCGTGGGCCGCCCCAGGCGGGATCGCAGCGCAGGCATCCGATGGTGTGGCGCAGGAAGTGAAGGGCCGTGAAGGCTCCATCGGCTACCTCGAGTGGGGCTACGCCACCGACAATAAGCTCTCGGTAGCGCAGATCAACGACGGCTCCGGGCCGGTGGAACTCACCGGCGAAAGCGCTGGCAAGGCCGTCGCCGCCGCCAAAGTTGTAGGTACCGGAGCAGACTTGGCGCTCAAGCTTGACTACGCCACCAAGGAAGCCGGGGCGTACCCGATCATCCTTGTCACCTACGAGATCGTGTGCTCGACGGGTAACGGTGACAAGTTGCCGTTGATCAAGTCGTTCCTCGGCTACGCCGCCACCGAGGGCCAAGCGGTTTTGGCCAGCGTTGGCGCAGCACCGTTGCCCGCCGAAATTCAGGCAAAGGTTATTGCTTCGATTCAAGGCCTGAAGTAG
- the pstC gene encoding phosphate ABC transporter permease subunit PstC: MTDRVVDDARPVSVDAPEPRHDQRDSSPAGRAPSSIGGSSVRLGDRVFKSLAAGSGGLLLLVMAAIAGFLIVKAWPAFSGDNAGNLFTTQVWQPAANPPLFGIAALLFGTVVSSVIAMLIGVPVAIGIALFIAHYSSRRVSTFLGGIIDLLAAVPSLVFGMWGLYFLIPQTTGFQKWLTDYFGWIPLFATDKPLEAGQYGKSLLIAGIVLAIMIIPIVSAVSREVFLQVPRETMDAALALGATKWEMVKTAVLPFGRPGMISAAMLGLGRALGETIAVALVLNSGFKINWHLTEPGGDTFSSTIALKFGEASGSALGVPALIAAGLFLFVITLVVNSVARIVVARKKEFV; encoded by the coding sequence ATGACTGACCGCGTCGTCGACGATGCGAGGCCAGTGAGCGTCGACGCGCCTGAACCACGGCACGATCAGCGCGATTCAAGCCCCGCCGGCCGTGCGCCATCCTCCATCGGTGGCTCCTCGGTTCGTCTGGGCGATCGGGTCTTCAAGAGCCTCGCCGCTGGTTCAGGTGGGCTGTTGCTTTTGGTCATGGCGGCCATCGCGGGCTTCCTCATCGTGAAGGCTTGGCCCGCGTTCAGCGGAGACAACGCGGGAAACCTGTTCACCACCCAGGTCTGGCAGCCCGCTGCAAATCCGCCGCTATTCGGTATCGCCGCACTGCTCTTCGGCACCGTGGTGTCGTCCGTCATCGCGATGTTGATTGGCGTGCCGGTAGCAATTGGCATCGCGCTATTTATCGCGCACTACTCTTCCCGCCGAGTGTCAACGTTCCTCGGCGGCATCATTGATCTGTTGGCGGCCGTTCCATCCCTGGTGTTCGGCATGTGGGGTCTGTATTTCCTTATCCCCCAGACCACCGGATTTCAGAAGTGGCTGACCGACTACTTCGGCTGGATACCGCTTTTCGCCACCGACAAGCCGCTGGAGGCGGGGCAATACGGCAAGAGCTTGCTGATTGCAGGCATTGTCCTTGCCATCATGATCATCCCCATCGTGTCCGCCGTCAGCCGCGAGGTCTTCCTCCAAGTTCCACGCGAGACGATGGACGCCGCGTTGGCGTTGGGCGCGACAAAGTGGGAAATGGTCAAAACTGCGGTCCTGCCGTTTGGTCGGCCCGGGATGATCTCAGCTGCGATGCTGGGCTTGGGCCGAGCATTAGGTGAGACCATCGCGGTGGCCTTGGTTCTCAACAGTGGCTTCAAAATTAATTGGCACCTCACGGAGCCGGGCGGCGACACCTTTTCCTCCACTATCGCCCTGAAGTTCGGCGAAGCTTCCGGTTCGGCGCTGGGTGTGCCCGCGCTGATCGCCGCAGGGCTCTTCCTCTTCGTGATCACCCTCGTCGTCAACTCTGTCGCCCGGATCGTCGTTGCCCGGAAGAAGGAGTTCGTCTGA
- the pstB gene encoding phosphate ABC transporter ATP-binding protein PstB yields MAKRIDVEDLNVYYGDFLAVEEASIKIAPLTVTAFIGPSGCGKSTFLRTMNRMHEVIPGGRVTGKVLLDGEDLYGPGVDPVNVRRTVGMVFQKANPFPAMTIYDNVVAGFKLAGAKKSKKEYDDIVERSLRGANLWEEVKTRLNRPGGGLSGGQQQRLCIARAIAIEPQVLLMDEPCSALDPISTLAIEDLITELKQRYTIVIVTHNMQQAARVSDRTAFFNLAGVGQPGKLVEYDETTKIFSNPTKKATEDYISGRFG; encoded by the coding sequence ATGGCAAAGCGTATTGATGTCGAAGATCTCAACGTTTACTACGGTGATTTCCTGGCCGTCGAGGAAGCGTCAATAAAAATTGCACCCCTGACGGTGACTGCCTTTATCGGACCTTCGGGCTGTGGAAAATCCACTTTTCTGCGGACTATGAACAGGATGCATGAGGTAATTCCCGGCGGGCGCGTCACCGGCAAAGTGCTGCTTGACGGTGAGGACCTGTACGGGCCGGGTGTGGATCCGGTCAACGTGCGGCGAACGGTCGGAATGGTGTTCCAGAAGGCAAATCCATTCCCTGCTATGACGATTTACGACAATGTGGTGGCTGGCTTCAAGCTCGCGGGTGCGAAGAAGAGCAAGAAAGAATACGACGATATCGTCGAACGGTCCTTGCGCGGGGCGAACCTGTGGGAGGAAGTCAAGACGCGGCTCAATCGCCCGGGCGGCGGCCTCTCCGGTGGTCAACAACAGCGACTGTGTATCGCGCGCGCCATCGCCATCGAACCTCAGGTGCTGCTGATGGATGAGCCGTGCTCTGCCCTCGACCCGATCTCGACGCTTGCCATTGAGGACCTGATTACTGAGTTGAAGCAGCGCTACACGATCGTGATTGTCACTCACAACATGCAGCAGGCGGCGCGGGTCAGCGACCGTACGGCCTTCTTTAACCTGGCTGGCGTTGGCCAGCCAGGCAAGCTGGTTGAGTATGACGAGACCACCAAGATATTCTCAAATCCCACGAAAAAGGCTACCGAGGACTACATCTCGGGTCGATTCGGCTAA
- the mshD gene encoding mycothiol synthase: MNFELTPWQAALSDEEQVEVLGLVKRSTIADGVAPFSGHILDAFDRDSGSESDAYLLAFSEEELAGIAVLHAGDPAEVAVDPLYRRCGLGSSLLAAVLVAQPDVWAHGDLVAASELASKLSLTPTRELLQLRRPAAPVADAVWPQGVSVRTFVVGQDEEAFLGVNARAFSWHPEQGRLDLAGLQAEQAEPWFDPAGFFLAVDESDRILGFHWTKVHGVDPTPGTGPVRSVGEVYVLAVDPESPVRGLGTPLTLAGLAYLERKNLHCTSLYVEGNNDKAIHLYEKLGFQRYLRDVVYSRV; this comes from the coding sequence ATGAACTTCGAATTGACTCCCTGGCAAGCCGCCTTGTCCGACGAAGAACAGGTCGAAGTACTAGGCCTGGTGAAACGCTCCACCATTGCTGACGGTGTCGCTCCATTTTCTGGCCACATACTCGACGCTTTCGATCGAGATTCGGGCAGCGAGTCCGACGCCTACCTGCTGGCGTTTAGCGAGGAAGAACTCGCTGGGATTGCGGTGCTCCATGCGGGCGACCCCGCCGAAGTCGCGGTCGATCCGCTGTACCGGCGCTGCGGGCTCGGGAGTTCGCTGCTTGCCGCTGTGCTGGTTGCACAGCCCGACGTGTGGGCGCACGGAGATCTGGTTGCCGCTTCGGAGTTGGCATCGAAGCTATCCCTGACACCGACACGTGAACTACTGCAGCTGCGCAGGCCCGCGGCGCCGGTCGCGGATGCTGTGTGGCCGCAGGGGGTTTCGGTGCGGACCTTCGTGGTGGGGCAGGACGAGGAGGCCTTTCTCGGGGTTAATGCGCGCGCCTTTTCTTGGCACCCGGAACAGGGTCGTCTCGACCTTGCAGGGCTGCAAGCCGAGCAGGCTGAGCCTTGGTTTGATCCCGCCGGGTTCTTCCTCGCGGTAGACGAATCCGATCGGATTCTCGGCTTTCATTGGACAAAAGTGCACGGAGTGGATCCGACGCCTGGCACCGGCCCCGTGCGGTCCGTGGGTGAGGTGTATGTGCTGGCCGTAGACCCCGAGTCTCCGGTCCGCGGCCTCGGTACTCCGCTCACGCTGGCGGGCCTTGCGTATCTGGAGCGAAAGAATCTGCATTGCACGAGCTTGTATGTCGAAGGGAACAACGACAAAGCGATTCACCTGTACGAGAAGCTCGGCTTCCAGAGGTATCTGCGAGACGTGGTGTACTCGCGGGTTTAG